From a single Lentisphaera profundi genomic region:
- a CDS encoding efflux RND transporter permease subunit — protein MNLIKLSTKQPISVAVAILFCFLAGIVAFQIVPVQMTPEVDDTVIAVTTHWENASPQEIESEVVDAQEEKLQGLANLRSLSSVSSRGQGVIRLEFNQGIDKDVALREVSDKLREVPSYPSNVDEPVIEASDPDSKDYIAWYVLATEDDDFDVRRLQDFADDRVKPLLERVSGISEVNVLGGTEQEVQIHFDPLRLAQFKMPISELVAALQSNNQNTSGGSLIQGKSDIRIRTVGRFSSPQDIESVVIRNDATGVIRVSDVATVEETYKEATAFVRSNGRRALALNFQRELGSNVLDIMDDLQQRIDKLNSEGGVLAAESKRLGLKKPLQLLVSYQSTNYVNQALKLVQSNIFMGGALAVIILLIFLRSIRSVGIIALSIPVSMVGTVVIMVLMGRSINVVSLAGMAFAVGMVVDNCIVVLENIYRHLEMGKGRKSAAYEGTREVAGAVLASTLTTVAVFIPILLIEDQVGQLFRDICLSIIIAVSFSYLVSITVIPSAGALLLHKDGIQKQGNAKQAKLQRFIYWINGRTSVRIIIVLVFVSIALWGTKVLTPPLDYLPKGNRNITFGIMIPPPGYNLDKLEQMGKAVEKTIQPYWEDTPNREPVPVPYSQTGETVKPPSLKRYFLVARGDVLFHGGISSDATRAVDNVALFQHATNPNVIPGTYAFAFQFPLFRIGGSTGSAIKINLTGNDLEQISSATGALFGTMMKTYGPGALRPDPANFNVYPKELQIIPNQLKLAELLMTSAELSQAVQAASDGLFLGEYDKSNDLIDLKLMAQGTADQNYLSELKSFSVVTPSGSVTYLGELAEFRWMEAPEQIKRVGRRRAITLEFTPPQGIPLETAISSTEEIIAQLRQGGAIAPGVEIEIEGTAGKLKKIRETLLGDGTFVGTLGSSFFLAIAAVYLLMCVLFQSWIKPFIILFSVPLATLGGFVGLAILHKVSLADPYMPVQNLDMLTLLGFVILVGVVVNNAILIVAQTDHLMHGLGIENPEHKLMPAREAIALAVQSRVRPIFMSMLTSVGGMLPLVLMPGSGSELYRGLGAVVVGGMICSTIFTLFLVPVLLSLSLSLSEKFHAKKIALVSLVLFSLLIVSCESQETVKLSKEIVPPKQWVNTTDVIEGDLQTWWTQFEDPLLVSLIERARLQNLDLAMGLERLQRSRANLSRESRNKYPTTNIGGGANRSQYSENLKNSFRGSEAETDYNIFAQASWEMDFFGRVRENTRVAEREYEASREDLYHLHVLMSSELAQLYFAYRIQQKLESISHRNLNLQQENLRFIKARFKAGSSTQLDVNDALELIHRSQAHLRQLEKQRQQFANQICVLLGAFPGTLNKELEGEITIITPNKSMTRGVPVDLLRRRPDIKKQEYLVEAEASRLKIAKAEYYPKFYLNGSIGLNASHISNVSSSDSKHWSFGPNFEWRILNAMRIKDEIKIQESTLREQVLQYKKVVLQSVEEVESSLLGFTKELERQSEIQAAVRYAESSVKLARGMYLKGLRDYKSVISALLNAQVAEEQLALSRLESNKSLIQLYQALGGGWQGINIESLEENE, from the coding sequence ATGAACCTTATTAAACTATCGACCAAGCAACCCATCAGTGTTGCCGTCGCCATACTTTTCTGTTTTTTAGCGGGAATCGTCGCCTTTCAAATCGTGCCAGTGCAGATGACACCAGAGGTCGACGATACAGTAATTGCGGTTACGACTCATTGGGAGAATGCTTCCCCACAAGAAATCGAATCGGAAGTTGTGGATGCACAAGAAGAAAAACTCCAAGGTTTAGCTAACCTTCGCAGCCTCAGTAGCGTCAGCTCACGTGGGCAAGGAGTGATACGTCTGGAATTTAATCAAGGCATCGATAAAGATGTGGCTCTGCGTGAAGTGAGCGATAAACTTAGAGAAGTGCCTTCCTATCCTAGCAATGTTGATGAACCCGTAATTGAAGCTAGTGACCCAGATAGTAAGGATTATATCGCTTGGTATGTTTTAGCTACCGAGGACGATGATTTTGATGTACGTCGTTTACAAGATTTTGCGGATGATCGTGTTAAGCCCTTACTCGAACGCGTATCGGGAATTTCCGAAGTCAATGTCCTCGGTGGAACCGAACAGGAAGTTCAAATTCATTTTGATCCCTTGCGTTTAGCGCAATTTAAAATGCCGATTAGCGAGTTAGTCGCGGCCTTACAAAGCAATAATCAAAATACCTCGGGTGGTTCACTCATTCAAGGTAAAAGCGATATCCGCATTCGTACCGTGGGCCGTTTTTCTTCACCCCAAGATATTGAATCCGTGGTGATTCGCAATGACGCGACGGGTGTAATCCGCGTTTCCGATGTGGCTACTGTAGAAGAAACTTATAAAGAAGCGACTGCTTTTGTACGCTCCAATGGGCGCCGTGCCCTCGCTTTAAATTTCCAACGTGAATTGGGAAGCAATGTGCTTGATATAATGGACGACTTACAGCAACGCATCGATAAACTCAATAGCGAAGGTGGCGTACTCGCTGCTGAATCAAAACGTTTAGGTTTAAAAAAACCACTACAACTTTTGGTATCTTATCAATCCACCAACTATGTCAACCAAGCCCTTAAACTCGTCCAAAGCAACATCTTCATGGGCGGTGCGCTTGCCGTTATCATTTTATTGATTTTCTTACGTTCGATTCGTTCAGTTGGTATCATTGCTTTATCCATCCCCGTTTCTATGGTGGGAACCGTTGTGATTATGGTTTTGATGGGGCGCTCCATAAATGTGGTTAGTTTAGCAGGCATGGCCTTTGCCGTCGGCATGGTGGTAGATAACTGTATCGTGGTTCTTGAAAATATTTATCGACATTTAGAAATGGGCAAAGGACGTAAAAGTGCCGCATATGAAGGCACACGAGAAGTGGCTGGTGCGGTGTTGGCTTCCACGCTTACTACCGTGGCAGTTTTCATTCCGATTTTACTCATCGAAGATCAAGTTGGGCAGCTCTTCAGAGATATTTGCTTATCAATTATTATCGCCGTGAGTTTTTCTTATTTGGTTTCGATTACAGTGATTCCCTCGGCAGGTGCACTCTTACTGCATAAAGATGGTATACAGAAACAGGGCAATGCTAAGCAAGCCAAGCTGCAGCGATTTATTTATTGGATCAATGGACGCACCAGCGTTCGTATCATTATTGTCCTTGTCTTTGTAAGCATTGCCTTATGGGGAACCAAAGTTTTGACCCCACCACTCGATTATTTACCGAAGGGTAATCGCAATATTACTTTTGGTATCATGATTCCACCTCCTGGTTACAACTTGGATAAATTGGAACAGATGGGTAAAGCTGTTGAAAAAACAATTCAGCCTTATTGGGAAGATACACCCAATCGAGAACCTGTACCCGTCCCCTATAGTCAAACAGGAGAAACGGTGAAGCCTCCGTCGTTAAAACGTTATTTCTTAGTTGCGAGGGGCGATGTCCTTTTCCACGGAGGAATTAGTTCTGACGCGACTCGTGCGGTAGATAATGTGGCTCTTTTTCAGCATGCGACGAATCCGAATGTTATACCCGGGACTTATGCCTTTGCCTTTCAGTTCCCCTTATTTAGAATTGGTGGCTCCACTGGATCTGCGATCAAAATCAATTTAACGGGAAATGATCTCGAGCAAATTTCTAGTGCTACGGGTGCACTATTTGGAACTATGATGAAAACTTATGGACCCGGGGCACTGCGACCAGACCCTGCCAACTTTAATGTTTATCCCAAAGAACTGCAGATCATTCCGAATCAACTTAAACTTGCGGAACTACTCATGACGAGTGCGGAGCTCTCTCAAGCTGTACAAGCTGCGAGCGATGGATTATTTTTGGGCGAGTATGACAAGAGCAATGATTTGATCGATCTTAAATTGATGGCTCAGGGTACAGCTGATCAAAATTACCTGAGCGAACTTAAGTCTTTCTCAGTAGTTACACCGTCTGGATCAGTAACGTACTTGGGTGAACTAGCTGAGTTTAGATGGATGGAAGCACCTGAGCAAATCAAGCGTGTTGGACGTCGTCGCGCCATTACACTAGAATTTACGCCACCTCAGGGAATCCCACTCGAAACTGCGATCAGTTCAACAGAAGAAATTATTGCACAGTTGCGACAAGGTGGCGCCATTGCTCCCGGGGTTGAAATTGAGATCGAAGGCACTGCAGGAAAACTCAAAAAAATCCGTGAGACACTCTTAGGTGATGGGACTTTTGTGGGGACTTTAGGAAGTTCCTTTTTCTTAGCCATTGCGGCAGTGTACCTACTCATGTGTGTTTTATTTCAGAGTTGGATTAAGCCTTTTATTATCCTTTTCTCGGTTCCATTAGCCACTTTAGGTGGCTTTGTCGGACTAGCAATTTTACACAAAGTGAGTCTGGCTGATCCCTACATGCCCGTTCAAAACTTAGATATGTTAACACTCTTAGGTTTTGTTATCTTGGTGGGAGTGGTCGTAAATAACGCTATTCTGATTGTTGCACAAACAGATCATTTGATGCATGGCTTGGGGATTGAAAACCCTGAACATAAATTAATGCCTGCACGTGAAGCTATTGCCCTTGCTGTTCAGAGCCGAGTACGCCCCATCTTTATGAGTATGCTGACTTCCGTTGGTGGTATGTTACCACTTGTGCTTATGCCCGGTTCGGGTTCTGAGCTGTACCGTGGCCTTGGCGCTGTCGTGGTCGGAGGAATGATTTGTTCAACGATATTCACACTCTTTTTGGTTCCGGTTCTACTCTCTTTATCCTTAAGTCTTTCGGAAAAATTTCACGCAAAAAAAATAGCCCTCGTAAGTCTCGTATTGTTCAGCTTATTGATTGTTTCCTGTGAGAGCCAAGAAACAGTGAAATTGTCTAAAGAAATTGTTCCGCCTAAGCAGTGGGTAAATACCACCGATGTTATTGAGGGTGATTTACAAACTTGGTGGACTCAGTTTGAAGATCCACTCTTGGTCTCATTGATTGAACGCGCACGTTTGCAAAACTTGGACCTAGCAATGGGCCTTGAACGCCTTCAACGATCACGAGCCAATTTAAGTCGCGAGAGTCGAAATAAGTATCCCACCACTAATATTGGAGGGGGCGCTAATCGAAGTCAATATAGTGAAAATCTTAAGAATAGTTTCCGTGGTTCCGAAGCAGAGACTGATTATAATATCTTTGCACAGGCGAGTTGGGAGATGGACTTCTTTGGACGCGTTCGCGAAAATACTCGTGTGGCGGAACGTGAGTATGAAGCGAGTCGCGAGGACCTTTATCACTTACACGTACTCATGAGTTCAGAATTAGCGCAGCTTTATTTTGCCTACCGCATTCAGCAGAAACTGGAATCAATCAGCCATCGAAACCTCAACTTGCAACAAGAAAACTTACGCTTCATCAAAGCGCGTTTCAAAGCAGGTTCATCGACACAACTCGATGTGAATGACGCCCTAGAACTCATTCACCGTAGTCAAGCTCATTTACGCCAACTCGAGAAACAACGTCAGCAATTCGCTAATCAAATATGTGTTTTACTTGGAGCCTTTCCAGGTACACTCAATAAAGAACTTGAAGGTGAAATCACAATAATAACACCAAACAAATCGATGACTCGTGGTGTGCCCGTAGATTTATTACGCCGTCGACCCGATATCAAGAAACAAGAGTATTTAGTGGAAGCCGAGGCTTCACGACTGAAAATTGCCAAGGCGGAATACTATCCGAAGTTTTATCTCAATGGAAGTATTGGCCTCAATGCTTCACATATTTCTAATGTTTCCAGCAGTGATAGTAAGCACTGGAGTTTTGGTCCCAACTTTGAATGGCGTATTCTCAATGCCATGCGTATCAAAGACGAAATCAAGATCCAAGAATCAACTCTGCGTGAACAAGTCTTGCAGTATAAAAAAGTGGTTTTACAGAGTGTGGAAGAAGTAGAATCAAGTTTACTAGGCTTCACCAAAGAACTCGAGCGCCAAAGCGAAATCCAAGCTGCCGTTCGCTATGCTGAGAGCTCAGTTAAATTAGCACGCGGCATGTACCTTAAAGGATTACGTGATTACAAATCAGTTATTTCAGCATTGCTCAATGCTCAGGTGGCGGAAGAACAGTTGGCCTTGAGTCGCTTAGAGTCGAACAAATCGCTGATACAACTGTATCAAGCACTCGGCGGTGGCTGGCAGGGTATAAATATCGAGTCACTGGAAGAAAATGAATAG
- a CDS encoding efflux RND transporter periplasmic adaptor subunit, translated as MRKYFIIGAILSMSSLSAQQASPVRVATVQERSVFEQQRVTGSLRAALSSDISSLEEGRLDELLVREGERVEKGQLLARLDDRRIRQSILSKQAELAENSAILKRYGNELLILREEYDSLIEAEVDYAGSVSKQEKRKARLLVVTTEGDLAVEKARTKTLAASLETLQISLRDMEIKAPFTGVIVERFVEQGSWLGVGSSLLKLRSTDQLEAWLPVPESLPFTNLKIDNINLSASGKKLKIEKLRFIPQVDQRSRNYQVIINIAKDEALIHGMSVEAILPKTSKAKHKLVPSDAISRNGAGYYIYLATPGKKGHLAVPIPVKLLFRLGQESAISNPDLAVGSSVIIEGNERLFPMTPVQVIKEP; from the coding sequence ATGAGAAAATATTTTATAATCGGCGCTATTTTGAGTATGAGTTCATTATCGGCTCAACAAGCTTCACCCGTACGTGTCGCCACAGTGCAAGAAAGATCAGTTTTTGAGCAACAACGAGTCACGGGCTCTCTCCGAGCTGCACTAAGTTCAGATATTTCCTCACTCGAAGAAGGACGTTTAGATGAACTCTTGGTACGAGAAGGTGAACGAGTGGAAAAAGGGCAACTTTTGGCACGCTTGGATGATCGTCGTATTCGCCAGTCAATACTTTCTAAACAGGCTGAGTTAGCCGAGAATAGCGCAATACTCAAGCGCTATGGCAACGAACTCCTTATTTTACGCGAAGAATACGATTCATTGATCGAAGCAGAAGTGGATTATGCTGGGTCGGTCAGCAAGCAGGAAAAACGTAAAGCACGACTTCTAGTGGTGACTACTGAAGGTGACCTAGCTGTTGAAAAGGCACGTACAAAGACTCTAGCAGCGAGCTTAGAAACTTTACAAATCTCCTTGAGGGACATGGAAATCAAAGCCCCTTTCACAGGAGTAATCGTCGAACGTTTTGTTGAGCAAGGCAGTTGGTTGGGTGTCGGTAGCTCTTTATTGAAACTACGTAGTACTGATCAACTAGAAGCCTGGTTGCCAGTCCCAGAATCTCTGCCATTTACGAATTTAAAAATAGATAATATAAATTTGAGTGCGAGTGGCAAAAAATTGAAAATTGAAAAACTCCGCTTTATTCCTCAAGTTGATCAGCGTTCACGTAATTACCAGGTCATTATTAATATCGCGAAGGATGAGGCTCTAATTCACGGCATGTCAGTCGAGGCTATCTTACCCAAAACGAGTAAAGCCAAACATAAATTGGTGCCTAGCGATGCTATCTCGCGAAATGGTGCCGGCTATTATATATATTTAGCCACTCCCGGAAAAAAAGGTCACCTAGCCGTACCGATACCCGTAAAATTACTCTTTCGTTTGGGTCAAGAAAGTGCTATATCAAATCCAGATTTAGCCGTGGGGAGTTCCGTTATTATCGAAGGCAATGAACGACTCTTTCCGATGACACCTGTGCAGGTGATTAAGGAGCCCTAA
- a CDS encoding TetR/AcrR family transcriptional regulator — protein sequence MYNKQEKILAREELILEVAKQKISSEGFFNLRMSDVAKEANISVGTLYTHFVSKEDLMVGVAVCLLKKREQIFRRAGEIFEDPVHRIIGLIMGDYLMNRAHGELAEVESLTLFPSVWKRASQLRTMQQNLLCEGIGELVHGFIMATLKNRELFDEVVEEEALTQTLNLSLWGVCIGLHQVFNSFCMKNKTIYQDINEEEIYLQCLSALLKGFGCRRDFFPGELKDVSNILKDKTQDLIKG from the coding sequence ATGTACAATAAACAAGAAAAAATACTCGCAAGAGAAGAACTCATCCTCGAAGTCGCTAAGCAAAAAATATCGAGTGAAGGATTTTTTAATCTACGCATGTCCGATGTTGCCAAAGAAGCCAATATCTCCGTAGGGACACTTTACACACATTTTGTGAGTAAGGAAGACCTCATGGTCGGCGTTGCCGTCTGTTTATTAAAAAAGCGCGAACAAATTTTTCGTCGTGCAGGAGAGATATTCGAGGATCCGGTACATCGCATTATTGGCTTGATCATGGGTGATTACCTGATGAATCGTGCGCATGGTGAATTGGCGGAAGTGGAATCATTGACTTTGTTTCCCTCGGTATGGAAGAGAGCATCACAATTGCGTACCATGCAACAAAACCTACTTTGCGAAGGCATCGGCGAGTTAGTGCATGGCTTTATCATGGCGACTTTAAAAAATCGCGAGCTTTTTGATGAAGTGGTAGAAGAAGAGGCCCTTACTCAAACATTGAACCTCAGCTTGTGGGGCGTTTGCATAGGACTGCATCAAGTCTTCAATAGTTTTTGTATGAAAAACAAAACAATTTATCAAGATATTAACGAGGAAGAAATTTACCTACAATGCCTGAGTGCCTTACTCAAAGGATTTGGCTGTCGCCGCGACTTTTTTCCCGGCGAACTAAAGGACGTAAGCAATATCTTAAAAGATAAAACACAAGATTTAATTAAAGGTTAG
- a CDS encoding TIM barrel protein, with translation MHRRNLLKASGLGLALAANSCTSTSKPQTKSKKQFPFKKSFCYWPYKDMWSIDQMISIAKKMDCDGIELVPPKYWGKLKDAGLECSLSTSHSFTTGMNDPTFHLANISKIKERIDLCKQYNFPSVITFVGFSDNTDQGGAKISASEGIKNCIQAYEQVLPYAEKQGITLQMEILNSRVSTSMKGHPGFAGDTVEYCGEIIRHFNSDHFKLLFDIYHVQVMQGDLITRINDNMDIIGHVHTAGCPGRNELDNSQEINYPAVIQALNNNAYKGYLTHEFLPTKNAELGLSEAFETCSIEV, from the coding sequence ATGCATAGAAGAAATTTATTAAAAGCAAGTGGCTTGGGCTTAGCTCTAGCAGCAAACTCTTGTACGAGCACATCAAAACCTCAAACTAAGTCAAAGAAACAATTCCCTTTCAAGAAATCATTCTGCTATTGGCCATACAAGGATATGTGGTCCATTGATCAAATGATTAGCATCGCTAAAAAAATGGATTGCGATGGTATTGAACTCGTACCGCCAAAGTATTGGGGGAAACTCAAAGATGCTGGACTAGAATGTTCTCTAAGTACCTCTCACAGTTTTACCACGGGGATGAACGACCCAACTTTTCACCTCGCGAACATCTCTAAAATAAAAGAACGTATTGACTTATGTAAGCAATATAATTTCCCTTCCGTCATTACATTTGTTGGCTTCTCAGATAACACTGACCAAGGGGGAGCTAAAATCTCGGCTTCAGAAGGCATCAAAAACTGTATCCAAGCCTACGAGCAAGTGCTCCCCTATGCCGAGAAACAGGGTATCACCTTACAAATGGAAATACTTAATTCTCGGGTTTCTACCAGTATGAAAGGTCATCCTGGCTTTGCAGGTGATACCGTAGAATACTGTGGCGAAATCATTCGACATTTCAACTCCGATCATTTCAAACTTTTATTCGACATCTATCATGTACAGGTCATGCAAGGTGATCTCATTACTAGAATCAATGACAATATGGATATTATTGGCCATGTTCATACTGCTGGTTGCCCAGGAAGAAACGAACTCGATAATAGTCAAGAAATAAATTATCCCGCCGTCATCCAAGCCTTGAATAACAATGCCTACAAAGGCTACCTCACACATGAGTTTCTCCCTACTAAAAATGCCGAACTAGGTCTTTCAGAAGCCTTTGAAACCTGCTCTATCGAAGTTTGA
- a CDS encoding sulfatase: MKYIITLLFTCSISIFSASKPNILFIFSDDHATQSISCYGSILNSTPNIDRIAKEGIRFDRCLVTNAICGPSRAAILTGKYSHLNGFYKNDMYFDGAQLTFPKLLQKAGYQTAVIGKWHLASLPTGFDHFEVITGYGGQGKYYHPQMNRNGETTNYRGYTTEIITQLNMDWLKNQRDKSKPFILMMQHKAPHRAWLPSPKYMDAFKDKKFPEPENLHTDYAGKTSHIKKQDMMIKGSMNPGDLKLTPPKYLDGEDLANWHKAYDQENADFAKANLQGKELRSWNYQRYIRDYVRCVQSIDDSIGEVLQYLDDQGLAENTLVIYSSDQGFFLGEHGWFDKRFMYEEALRTPLLMRWPKTIKGGSVNTEIVSNLDFAQTFLEIAGTPSPKEMQGASLLPFMKGLKVDQWRESFYYHYYGYPDWHLVQKHCGVTDGRYKLIHFYTTDEWELYDMEKDPGENLNRAKDPEFKSILDNMKKKLKQQQVELEVPDDKEVISRFKHLEKENSYLKWGVKKK; encoded by the coding sequence ATGAAGTACATTATAACTCTGCTCTTTACTTGTAGCATCTCTATTTTCTCCGCCAGTAAACCCAATATCCTCTTCATCTTTTCAGATGATCACGCCACTCAATCCATAAGTTGTTATGGCTCAATTCTGAACTCAACACCGAATATTGATCGCATTGCCAAAGAAGGCATTCGCTTCGATCGCTGCTTAGTCACTAATGCTATCTGTGGTCCTAGTCGAGCCGCAATTCTCACAGGAAAATATTCTCATCTTAACGGCTTCTACAAAAATGACATGTATTTTGATGGTGCGCAGCTCACATTCCCTAAGCTTTTACAAAAAGCAGGCTATCAAACTGCCGTCATAGGCAAATGGCATTTGGCGTCACTCCCTACTGGCTTTGATCACTTTGAAGTCATTACTGGTTACGGTGGGCAAGGCAAGTATTATCATCCTCAAATGAACCGCAATGGTGAAACCACAAATTATCGCGGCTACACCACCGAGATCATCACTCAGTTAAATATGGATTGGTTAAAAAATCAACGCGATAAATCAAAACCTTTTATACTGATGATGCAACACAAAGCTCCTCATCGCGCTTGGTTGCCTTCTCCTAAATACATGGATGCTTTTAAAGATAAAAAATTCCCCGAACCCGAAAATCTTCATACCGATTATGCAGGCAAAACCTCTCATATCAAAAAACAGGACATGATGATCAAAGGCTCAATGAACCCAGGGGATCTCAAACTTACTCCACCTAAATACCTTGATGGTGAAGATCTCGCTAATTGGCACAAAGCCTATGATCAAGAAAATGCGGACTTCGCAAAGGCGAATCTCCAGGGAAAAGAATTACGCTCTTGGAACTACCAGCGTTATATACGTGATTATGTTCGTTGTGTTCAATCCATTGATGACTCTATAGGCGAAGTCCTCCAATACTTAGATGATCAAGGCTTGGCAGAGAATACCTTAGTTATCTATTCATCCGATCAAGGATTTTTCCTTGGTGAACATGGTTGGTTTGATAAACGCTTTATGTACGAAGAAGCCTTACGCACGCCATTGCTTATGCGCTGGCCTAAAACTATTAAAGGCGGTTCTGTAAATACAGAAATCGTTTCTAACTTAGACTTCGCTCAAACATTTTTAGAAATCGCAGGAACCCCTTCACCTAAAGAAATGCAAGGAGCCAGTCTCCTCCCCTTCATGAAAGGCTTAAAAGTAGATCAATGGCGAGAATCATTTTACTACCATTACTATGGCTACCCTGATTGGCATTTAGTTCAAAAGCATTGTGGCGTCACTGATGGACGTTATAAACTCATTCATTTCTACACCACGGACGAATGGGAACTTTACGATATGGAGAAAGATCCAGGGGAGAACCTTAATCGCGCCAAAGATCCCGAATTCAAAAGTATTTTAGATAACATGAAAAAGAAACTCAAGCAACAACAAGTTGAACTCGAAGTCCCCGATGACAAAGAAGTTATCTCACGCTTCAAACATTTAGAAAAAGAAAACTCCTACCTCAAATGGGGCGTGAAAAAGAAATAA
- a CDS encoding serine/threonine-protein kinase, which translates to MNSNDRGTQSEVIPHLLNHFDAAFDEPEQDYLRLLEELEIGDERYDVKSTVNEGGMKYIVETYDELTKRSIAKAVMKNADDQETVKNFIREARITASLEHPNIVPVHDIGIENEAEPFFTMKLLHGENLQDILDQLKAENPEYQKRYPKNELLGIFLKVCNAVAFAHSKFVLHLDLKPANIQVNEFGEVLLCDWGLARQLRDKDDEIAEDIEIQSLQSDSIELTQDGVLKGSPGYMAPEQITSSCGSRSYATDIYCLGAILYSILTLERPFSGNLKSIVQQTLSGEIIPPNQRKPDFTISNSLNAVVVKAMATKVKDRYLNVDDLADEVKAFIEGFATEAEHAGFLTLLNLLFKRHKEACLLISASFLIIILITATFMDSLQNEREAALAAEAQARQSQKIEKEARENAESAKIKAEKADARSMQIRKQTAVLLLDFARNEYQKTSYQHALKLVQESLVSDPKNMESRYYHALYQFGFHNFPKAIEEIDKYQGKLATDWLKELCKMSLEYDHEDFITSDTFPKILHKLHQLKKNQKTYHHFLSVATYKYPLHKRWEFAEKHLKAMCVTDFTFKLKQKKDLTYSLSIAGSKGVHDLIALNNLPISELDASNTDIDSIQAMATMPLTHLNISRTHVYSLLPLEDKKIKHINIWKTNVRNIRYLSNAPLETIYLNNKWSDLTFIQNIPTLRNIYISRFTFSESKLNQLPKHIKVSFVD; encoded by the coding sequence ATGAACTCAAATGATCGCGGAACTCAATCTGAAGTCATCCCTCATTTGCTTAATCATTTTGATGCAGCTTTCGATGAACCTGAACAAGATTACCTCCGCCTGCTCGAAGAATTAGAAATCGGTGATGAGCGCTATGATGTAAAGAGTACTGTTAACGAAGGTGGGATGAAATACATCGTAGAAACTTATGATGAACTCACCAAAAGAAGTATCGCTAAAGCCGTCATGAAAAATGCGGATGATCAAGAGACCGTAAAAAACTTTATTCGCGAAGCTCGCATTACTGCTTCTCTTGAACATCCTAATATAGTACCGGTCCATGACATAGGTATCGAAAATGAGGCCGAACCTTTCTTCACCATGAAATTATTGCATGGTGAAAACTTACAAGATATCCTCGACCAGCTCAAAGCAGAAAACCCCGAATATCAAAAGCGCTACCCAAAAAATGAGTTGCTAGGGATCTTTCTAAAAGTTTGTAATGCTGTTGCCTTTGCGCATTCCAAATTCGTCTTACACCTCGACCTTAAACCCGCTAATATTCAGGTTAATGAATTCGGTGAAGTGTTACTTTGTGACTGGGGGCTCGCTCGCCAATTAAGAGACAAAGACGATGAAATTGCCGAAGACATCGAAATACAATCCCTGCAAAGTGACTCCATAGAATTAACTCAAGATGGCGTTCTCAAAGGAAGTCCAGGTTACATGGCCCCCGAACAAATCACCTCTTCTTGTGGCTCACGCTCATACGCAACGGATATTTATTGTCTCGGTGCAATCCTCTACTCAATCCTCACCTTAGAACGTCCTTTCAGTGGAAATTTGAAAAGTATTGTTCAACAAACACTCAGTGGAGAAATCATCCCTCCCAACCAACGCAAACCTGATTTCACAATTAGTAATAGCCTCAACGCCGTAGTGGTCAAAGCGATGGCAACTAAAGTAAAAGATCGCTATTTAAATGTAGATGACCTAGCCGATGAAGTTAAAGCCTTTATCGAGGGCTTTGCCACTGAAGCTGAACATGCGGGATTTCTAACCCTATTAAACTTACTATTTAAACGTCATAAAGAAGCCTGCTTACTCATTTCAGCTTCCTTTCTGATCATTATTCTGATCACCGCCACCTTTATGGATAGCCTGCAAAATGAACGTGAAGCGGCCTTAGCGGCAGAAGCCCAAGCCCGACAATCACAAAAAATCGAAAAAGAAGCTCGGGAAAATGCCGAAAGCGCCAAAATCAAAGCCGAGAAAGCTGATGCACGCAGTATGCAAATCCGTAAACAAACGGCGGTACTCCTGCTCGATTTTGCTCGTAACGAATACCAAAAAACAAGTTATCAACACGCCTTAAAACTGGTACAAGAATCTCTCGTCTCCGACCCTAAGAACATGGAATCTCGCTATTATCACGCACTCTACCAATTTGGCTTCCACAATTTTCCTAAAGCAATAGAAGAAATCGATAAATATCAAGGAAAGCTAGCCACGGATTGGCTCAAAGAACTTTGCAAAATGAGTTTAGAGTATGATCATGAGGATTTTATCACTTCTGATACCTTCCCTAAAATATTACATAAACTTCATCAATTGAAAAAAAATCAAAAAACCTATCATCATTTTCTTTCTGTTGCCACCTACAAATACCCCCTCCATAAACGCTGGGAATTCGCTGAAAAACACCTTAAAGCCATGTGTGTTACTGATTTTACTTTTAAATTAAAGCAGAAAAAAGATCTTACTTATTCTCTTTCCATCGCAGGTAGCAAAGGTGTTCACGATCTCATTGCATTAAACAACCTACCCATTTCTGAACTCGATGCTTCCAATACCGATATTGACTCCATCCAAGCGATGGCAACTATGCCCCTCACACATTTAAACATTAGTAGAACTCACGTCTATTCACTTCTACCCCTTGAAGACAAAAAAATTAAGCATATCAATATCTGGAAAACTAATGTCCGTAATATTCGCTACCTCTCGAACGCTCCTTTAGAGACCATTTATTTAAATAATAAATGGTCCGATTTAACGTTCATCCAGAATATTCCAACACTGCGAAATATCTACATCTCACGTTTCACCTTCAGTGAAAGTAAACTAAACCAGCTCCCAAAACACATCAAAGTATCGTTCGTGGATTAG